Proteins from a genomic interval of Nitrospirota bacterium:
- a CDS encoding cytochrome C, with translation MDPQSARRMICQMMGVFILTAFLSPIDLLGEGAEQRKEAQGPVFREDLVRKEKRSFSAAVALGEKLWYDRNLGSNGMSCNHCHPDAAATHPETFPKFKSQMGSVVSAQQFINWCVVIPLQGKAYELGSKELTALEAYMVFQNRGESLEPGFPSP, from the coding sequence TCTGTCAAATGATGGGTGTTTTCATCCTTACGGCCTTCCTGTCTCCAATCGATCTCCTTGGAGAAGGGGCGGAACAAAGAAAAGAGGCTCAAGGTCCGGTTTTCCGGGAGGACCTGGTGAGAAAAGAGAAACGATCCTTTTCTGCCGCTGTGGCCCTTGGAGAAAAACTCTGGTATGACCGCAATCTCGGATCAAATGGCATGTCTTGCAACCATTGTCATCCCGACGCGGCCGCGACCCATCCTGAAACCTTTCCCAAGTTTAAATCACAGATGGGGTCTGTGGTTTCGGCCCAGCAGTTTATCAATTGGTGCGTGGTCATCCCGCTTCAGGGGAAAGCCTATGAGCTTGGGAGTAAGGAATTAACTGCGCTCGAGGCCTATATGGTCTTTCAAAACAGGGGAGAGTCGCTGGAGCCGGGA